gggggggggttatctgagaggtggagggggggggggttatctgagaggtggaggggggggggttatctgagaggtagggggggggggttatctgagaggtggaggggggggggttatctgagaggtggagggggggggttatctgagaggtggaggggggggttatctgagaggtggagggggggggttatctgagaggtggaggggggggggttatctgagaggtggagggggggggttatctgagaggtggaggggggggggttatctgagaggtggaggggggggggttatctgagaggtggaggggggggggttatctgagaggtggaggggggggggttatctgagaggtggagggggggggttatctgagaggtggagggggggggttatctgagaggtggaggggggggttatctgagaggtggaggggggggTTATCTGAGAGGTGGGCGGGGGGTTATCTGAGAGATGGAGGGGGGGGTTATCTGAGAGATGGAGGGGGGGGTTATCTgagagatggagggggggggttatctgagagatggagggggggggttatCTGAGAGGTGGAGGGGGGTTATCTGAGAGGTGGAGGGGGGTTATCTGAGAGGTGGAGGGGGGTTATCTGAGAGGTGGAGGGGGGGTTATCTGAGAGGTGGAGGGGGGGTTATCTGAGAGGTGGAGGGGGGGTTATCTGAGAGGTGGAGGGGGGGTTATCTGAGAGGTGGAGGGGGGTTATCTGAGAGGTGGGGGGGGTTATCTGAGAGGTGGAGGGGGGTTATCTGAGAGGTGGAGGGGGGTTATCTGAGAGGTGGAGGGGGTTATCTGAGAGGTGGAGGTAGGTGGAGGGGGTTATCTGAGAGGTGGAGGTAGGTGGAGGGGGTTATCTGAGAGGTGGAGGTAGGTGGAGGGGGTTATCTGACAGATGGAGGTATGTTCAGCAGTGGAGCAGATTGGGTATTAAAGAATTCATTTTTGGGGTAATGATCAAATTTGGGCAGACAGAATGGTAAAACGGTGGTGGTGATTGGTAATGGGGCAGATAATGCTAGCTGGAGTGGTGTGTAATGATTGTTATTGGACCtcctgaggggggggtgattatAGCTGCCAGCCACTGATTAGTCTCTTTCAGAAGGGCAATTGTGTTATCACCCGAACACTAGTCGAGACTTGGTGAAGATGAAATGTTTATTGTAGGCAAGATACACAGCATTTATGCACATTATTTACAGCAATGGAGCCTCCCAGACACATGGGGCCTAACACATAATACAGTAACGCATCTCCAAATGGCTCCTGGTCCCGGCAAATTGCAGGGGGAAGTAGCCCTTCTCCTATTGGCCGGCGTGTACTTCCAGCGGCTGTGAAGCGGATTCATGGTTCAGTGGGGCTTGTGCtctctctccggtggatatctCCACGTGGGTAGCACCGGAGAGAGAGCTCTGTGGCGCTCCACCCCTTGACCTCATTCCGACAGGCACAGTTTGACCCTCTTCGGGTCAACTTGGGATGTCCAGGGAGTCTCAGTCCTGGGTGACCAGTTCGGACTGTCGGGACAACTTGTTAACGTTCCCGTTCTGCTTCCCGGGTCGGTAATGAGTTGTAAAGTCATACGGTTGCAGGGCTAAACTCCACTGCAGCAACCGTGCATTGTCCCCTGtgaccctgttcagccacaccaacaggTGGTCCGTGATGCGGGTAAAGGAGCGGCCGTAGAGGTAGGGAGTTTGTTTCTTTGTAGCTAGACACACTTTCTCCCCCGCAGCATAGCTAATTTCCCTGGGTAGGAGCTATGTAGGCTATGGGGTGTACTCCTCTGTCCTGCCCAACTTGTCTTAGAACAGCACCCAGCCCAAACATGAAGGCATCTGTGTGGTCAATGAAACGTTTGGTAGGGTCTGGGTCGGCCAGGACGGGACATGAATTAATGCATGTTTGAGAAACTGGAAAGCCTGTTCGCACTCAGGGGACCACAGGGCCTGCcaagggagtttttttttttgttttttttgttaggtCGGTCAAGGGTTTAGCAATGGCGCTATATTAGTAGCCCGCTGTCCCTAAAAAGGCCATGACTTGGTTCAGGGGTTGGGCCAGTTGGTGACAGCCTCGATCTTTGCCGGCTCCTGCCTCTGCCTCCCGCACCCTACCCGGTGACCTAGATATTCAACCTCGGCCATGCCTAAGTGACATTTGTCCAGTTTCAAGGTCAAGCCGTCCGTCCTAATCCGATCCAACACTGTCCCCACATgggttaaatggtcccccccaaGCATTGCTAAAGActgcaatatcatccaggtatgcgtaCGCAAAGTCCTGGAGGCATCCGAGGAATCTATTCACCATCCTTTGAAAAGTcactggggcattcttcattccGAACAGCCTAACCCGAAATTGGTATAAGTCgaacggggtgacgaaggcccGACTTGGGGATAACCTCCTCTGCCaggggatctgccagtatcccttacataggtCGATTGTGGTCAGATACTGTCCCTTGGCAATACGGTTCAATAGTTAATCTACTCTGGGCGTTCGTCACCGTTTTGTCGTTAAGGcaccggtagtctacacagaagcgggtcgTCCTTCTTCGGTAATGGTACTACCGGGGAAGCCCAAGGGCTCTCCAAGTTCTATAACCCCTAACCGCAGCATTTTATTAATTTCCTCCCACATCCCTTCCTGGACGGTATGTGGAAgaggggcctgccctggggtttctaccttgtggACCGCTATCTGTGTGTACCAGGGTTCTTGGAAAAAGGTTTCTTGCTTTGCGGCCAACAATTGTTTGGCTTGCTCTTGTTGCCGGGGGGTTTAACATTTCCCCTAGTTGTACTTGCCCCTAGAGGTCTCCCTCTAGGCTCCCTTTTCCCAGGAGGTCGGGCAGGGGCAGGCTTTTGGGGTCATCGGAGGAGGTGGCACATACCGTGGCCACGTCCTTCGCTCTCTCATGGTACACTTTGAACATATTTACGTGGAAAGTGCGCCTGAATTGCTTGTTGCACAGCTAGCCACCACGTAAGTTGTGTTGCATAATTGCTCCATTACCTGATAGGGCCCCTGCCAGGCTGCTTGGAGCTTGTCATGTCGGAGTGGTTTAAGGACCAGCACCTTCTGTCTGACCATGCAACCTACGAGTTCGGGCACCTCTGTCATACCAAACACTCTGTTTCCTTGAGTAGCCTGCAGGTTCTCGCAAACTATCTGGGTCAGCTGTTCGTCTGCTCTCCCACTGCTCTCGAATGAGATTGAGGGGGCCTCGCAAGAGCTCAAAGGGAGAAACCCCTGTGAATTCCTGCGTCACCTCTGGATGTGAAGAGGAGGTGAGGTAGGTACCCCTCCATGGGGGGCGCTCTCTCTGGTGGGTAGCACCAGAGAGAGCTCTGTGACGGTTAGCCTGTCACAATTGTCAGGTATGGAGAAGATTCTGTGTCTGCTTCTCGGTGTCTCACTAATCCTTAGATCTCCCCCCTACATGTGTTATTCCGCATAATTTCTCTACCACGTATCTGTATTTTGCTTTTGAGTtggttcttttaaagggacacactaagcaccataacaactttagcttaatgaagtggctttggggtatatatattaacgtttccattgcagggttaaacacacctctagtggcagtgtttgtgaccagtTTCCTCCCCGGTGCCACACTGTAAAGGCTGATAAGACTACATTCCCTCTCCAGACAGGGTGCTGGGAAACCTGAGCCCTAAAACACTGTTCCCCCACAATCAACACATACCTAAATAGCTCACACCCATTGTTACCCAGTGAGAACACCCTGATACCACACATAGTGTCCAATTGCCAACTGTTTAAAGGTTTGACTGTCCACAACAAAATTCTGAACCTTTTAACGTTTCATGCGACTGGCAACTTGCACATCTCACACTGGGTGTTCAAATAAGCACAATCTGGGTATGGGTGAGAATGGTCCTTTTGGTACGGTGTTCTGTGACAGGGTCCATGGTCTGTACCCTATTGTCACTTAACTGATTCCAGCGCCTTCCCTCCGCCGACGTCAGCGGGCAGGAGGGCCTGATGTGTGGCGAGCTATGCAAGTGCATCAGGATTACCCTAATAAATGCATtgctataatgctttcctatggggttttagctgaccctggatgtcctcgtgcaaagtgtgaggacatccagcacctggaagcgcctctagaggtggagttcaccctgcaaggtaattattgcagtgtatcaataactgcaatgattacaattgCAGGCTTAAACtgaaagggacacagcacccaaaccactttaatgagctgaagtggtaagggtgactacagtgtcccttaaaccCAACTTttacttataaaaaataaaatctaaacttCACTATGAGTAACTCACTAATACCATCTTCAATTTGTCTCCACAAGGATGTCTTCCAAGGAGAACCTCAACCCCAACTTGCATACAAGTAAGGTATGGAATGTGTCAAGACGTATGCTATTGTTTATAAATGCATGTATGACTTGCCTATTGGTCTCTGAGCTTTATTCAGTGTATGTCCGGATACTGACTGTTCCTCACAAATTTCAGccactgtttttagaatattcAATGACGATTAGTGAGGGAGCTTAAACTACAGGAAATATTCATGGGAGCACTATCTGCTGCAGTGTGTCATTTGACATTGAAACGTTTTCAGTTTGGGCAATTCTAACCCCAGACAACGTTAACCAACCAGTAGCATATCCAGAGTATTGAGCTTTTGAAAATACACTATTTTCCAGTGtttgcagatatatatatatatgtgtgtgtatctatctatctctaattAATCTCCATTTGTGTTAATATGTACATATCTAGAGCAATCTCTTGGACCCAGGTTTACAGGCTAATAGtaaagggcacctgtcatgccccaaacTACTGTTGCTTCTATTAAAGCGCATCAggtttaatctatacattgtgctagcaagtGTATAAATTGGGaggaaaacctatttaaaaatgcACGCACTATAGAAACTCCCTAGCAATGCTTCTAGCACTGGTTAGAGCAGAGCTTTCCAAATAGTTCCGTGTGTGTAGGTGTGTCACAAGAAAGAGGTGCCCATTAGTATTGTGCACTAGTCAAATGGCAGTGTGTATACACTGATACGATGGAAGGGGAACGCACTGtacagcgctcccctcctgctggtcactgcaTGTAGCTGCTGTACATTACTTGCTTCTGTTACTTAGATAGCATATGGAGTTATGACTAAAATATACTTTGTTCTGAGacatgtaaaatgtatgttttaaatgttgtttttgGCAGTTCACTACACCGTCTAGCTGTCAAGGCCCCCAGCGAGTCTTGAGAAAGGAGCCTTTTGTGTCCACTTTTACCACTCCATCTGATTCCTTGCTGTTACAAAGGGCGCAGGGTGGCCGTATCACTTCCGCCATGCTTTCCAATATGCCAGGTATGTCAAATTCTGAGATTACCACAATGTGGTCTTTGTAGTCTTAGCCCTCTCATTTGTCAATAAAGGGGCACGCATCACTTTGAGGTAACTGCCTTATTAAAAAGatttagctttgaatgagactGTTGCCTCAATCTGCAGACTATCCGTGTCCTATCCCCAGGATACTGGGAAAGTGCGTAGGGTATCCCTGACAGATTTAAACCTGTGTAGTTTGAGGAACATTTCAACTTGCAACATCCTAACAGGGGAGAAGAGGTagtgtgatcatgcagagcaggctccgGTGTTTGGTTTCTCTGTCCTACTGGTTCTGTCATTAGAGGACTGGTCTGAAACCGAGATTGGTGGGGGGAAAATACAGGGATGGggaggctgaagaaactcccTTAGCTGATCAATGTGCAATCTGACCAAACTTATAGTAAGTTTATTAAATGCTGGTAGGCGAGCGTCGTATATAGTACTCACCATCTCTTCTACTAATGCAGGTAGGGTCGCTATGAGCACAGAGGCATCATCCCAAAATGTCATGGAAGGGTAAGTCCCTTTTAAAATGTACCTTTTGACAAAagcttaaaaaaaatcagatgaatttCAGCACAAACACTTGTTCTTTTGCACGGAATACATGGCCTTGAGTTGACATGACACCTTGGAGCCTTTACATAGATGTAAACGCTCAGTAAGTCACAGTTCTGCTTTACCTGAAAGTTTGTTCAATTGTAATACCTTCTTTTGTCTTTGGTTTTCTAGTCCAAAGAGGAAGTTCACCATCGATGACTTTGACATAGGCCGTCCATTGGGGAAAGGCAAGTTTGGAAACGTGTACTTGGCCCGTGAGAAACAGACAAAGTTCATCATGGCTTTGAAAGTGCTCTTTAAATCTCAGCTGGAGAAAGAGGGAGTAGAGCATCAGCTACGAAGAGAGATTGAGATCCAGAGTCACCTCAGGTGCCATTTTTATCTCACAATATTTCTTTGTCCATGTCTGTTTCACTAACTCCTCCAGTCAGTACTAAGTAACCTGTCCAAAGAGAGCTAGTGGTTACTTTGTTGCTTCATTGCTGAAACTGGCTAATGCACATTTGGCTTTGTGTCCTTGCAACAAGGTATATTGCCTCAAAGTCTGTATACACTGGGCACAAATATTTCTGCTCTCTTCTAACCCCTGACATACCATCTTCCACTCTATAAAAGGTTGTTGGCATCCACCTTCACCATGACCTCTATCTTCTTCTCAATTCTGTCCTTCAGGCACCCAAATATCTTGCGCATGTATAACTACTTCCATGACCGCAAAAGAATCTACCTGATGCTGGAGTATGCTCCTCGTGGTGAGCTGTACAAGGAATTGCAGAAATGTGGCAGATTCGATGAGCAGAGAAGTGCCACGGTAAGTGTTGCCATTTGGGCTGCATTTGTTCTGAAGCCAGCTGTCAATAACAAATGATCAGATTAAAGCTTTTCTTTGTACCTCAGAATTAGTCACCCTTTAGTCACAAAAACACttcaacttgctttagaagttgtaatctcctgctttgtaaattgaatgttaaTAACACACTGGAGACTCCTGCAAGGTCTACCAAGTAACGGTGCAGGcgatgagaaattctaaattaaaaatactATGCAGTAAAAGCAGTGTGAACATtacatctcactttacaggaagtgtttagaaagcatgtggaagtcacatgcatggaggtgtgactaaggcagcATAAACcatttctaaatggcagagaaatgggCTGTGACACCGCAGGGGCACAATCTCTACAACAAAAcagtttaattaagctaaagttgttttggtgactatggtgtccctttaagtatccaTGTTTGTTTCTACAAATGCTGTCCAAGAGGTATCTTCAGGTAGTCACCTGCAATGGTCTGAGTTTCCATTCTGAGTGGTCTGTCTTCAACCTGAGATAGCCAAGCAACAAACCTTATTTATGAAGGCATGCTCTCACTGTAGACTAGAAAACTTTGTTTACCAGGCAATTAATTTTGTAACTTGTCTCTAGAAGATCTTACCATGCATACCTCTATAAAGAACTGGTCTGTTCGATATGTATAATATTTGTAAACTCCTCCTGGCTCATACTTTCTTCTGTTAACCACAAACTGCTATCCTGGTGGCCACTATTTGCCTTCCATCTGTTGTACAACATCCGCTTCCATGGGGTATAAAGGTTAGCAAAACATTGTGGCAGCTGTGGCTCTACAACAGAGGGTCTAACATTTGTCCACTTTTTTTGTCTGCCTTCCAATCATCATTTAATTTTACCATCCTTTGAGATCTTCTCCTGATGTCTTGTCTTAATTGCAGTTCATGGAAGAGCTAGCGGATGCCCTGAATTATTGCCATGAGAGAAAAGTAATTCATAGAGATATCAAGCCAGAAAACCTGCTCATGGGATATAAGGGAGAGCTGAAAATAGCAGATTTTGGCTGGTCTGTACACGCACCTTCGTTAAGGTTAGAAATACAGCTTCCTTGTTTCCATTCAGTGTACTAGTATGTGTATTGCTCTGCAACATTTAACCGCTGTGTGATTTGTAGGCGCCGGACAATGTGCGGAACCCTGGATTACTTGCCTCCAGAGATGATTGAGGGGAAAGTTCACGATGAGAAGGTGGACTTGTGGTGTGCAGGAGTCCTCTGCTTTGAATTCCTAGTTGGAATGCCACCTTTTGAAAGCCCTTCCCACTCTGAAACACACCGCAGGATTGTCAATGTAAGCTACACTATTTATCAGCAAATAAAAGCAGGCTTTACTTTTGGGCTCATAGAAAACAATTGTGCATATCAGAACACTgtaaccaagaaaaaaaaatacactttttttttttctctctctctctctctcttctacaacttaaagggactctccagtgccaggaaagaaaaccgttttcctggcactgctggtcccctctccctcccaccccccatccaatgttgctgaaggggttaaaaccagcttgagttctgagcggggacctaccgaagggcaggctatttcagttgctgtccgttctcagaatactcttgcgacccgttttttctctccataagtttaaagggtaatccagacgtggaccccttgctcacggtgcctagagagatattagctatgcctcactgatgatgcctaacaaggctgaaacgatcgtctggggttgctgtatctctcgtgcagagagaacttgctggcatttcggatctggactacccgtatgggtgggaccagtctgatatgcttcagatatgttctctctgtaatggcacaagatgagctaaaaccagcttgagttctgagcggggacctaccgaagggcaggctatttcagttgctgtccgttctcagaatactcttgcgacccgttttttctccccttcagtgacttacctgtatctggcaggggagacctattgcgcatgcacgcCGGGGGAGAGTTATCCTATCTATAGGATAAATGGGCAGTTGATCTTGTGCTCTATTTTTCAACCACTACAGTACATTCTCACCAAGGTGTGGGACTGCAAGCATCTCTAGCTTTGCTACAGGGGTAGAATTACAAATGTCATTCCATTAACATGAGGTCAAAGTTTGTAGCTGAAAAAGCAGTGAAATCTGATCAGGTAATGTCCAAGTCAAATTAAATCTCCAGGCATCTTTGTCTCTTGCAGGTTGACCTTAAATTTCCAAGTTTCATGTCTGATGGAGCAAAAGATCTGATCAGCAAGCTACTGCGCTACCTTCCAGTTCAGCGTCTTCCTTTGAAGAGTGTCATGGAGCATCCTTGGGTCAAAGCCAACTCCCGTCGGATTATGCCCCCAGTCTTCAGTTCTAATCAGGGCACATAATATTATGTGTCAACTCTTCTCCACCAAAGAGCACAAAAGACTGCGGAACTTGTGGATACTCTGACTTGCTATAGTGTGGTGTATTCTTTGAACTTGTACATAGTCGGTGATCGCCCTGTAAATGTTATCAAGCTTCTGAAGAATCAGACTTTCTGTTAAATGGGCAGACGTAATACTTGTACATGTGATGTTTGCAGGTAAAAGTTTATGAATGGGTGTTAATTTAAAGTCTAATTCCACGGACCACGGTTTTGCACGCCCTGCTATTGCCAGTAATTTTTATTGAGCAACTTCTGGGTTAAGCTGGAATTCCATTTTAAATGGTGATTCTCATGAACGCAAATTATTCTTTATTGTTATGGACATCTAGACCAAGCTGTAACCTTTCTTAAGGGTAATGCCACCTCAAAAAATTCTCACTGTCAAGGCATGCTCACAGCACAGGAACTCAATAGTCTTCTTGAAGGTAAATTGTTTTTAACCTCCTTAAAACTAAATGTACTGCACCCACCATTTGCGTGGGTCTACTGTTGAAAGGTTTGTCCCTATAGTTTATCTTATCGGTTTAGTGTGACTGAATGTTGCCCCATCATGCTTTTTTGCTATGtggttttgttttcttgtttgcatggacctaaaaatatattctataatGTAACTGCATAATGTCTTGTGGTAAAATCTGGTTGTACAGGGTAATCTTGTTACATGGTGCCCCATGTCCTGTCtttttctatataaataaaattgtatatactGGAATGTCTTGTCCGTTTATTCATTTTAAAGGGTCTTGAGTGTAATGTTGAGTAATCTTGGGCTTGCATGCAGTGAGCATGGGTAAGAGGGGcactatatttttccttttaaacACTTCATTCGTACAGATTCATACCAACTGTGATAGGCTGATAGGCCAAGTGTGTCAGCTGAACGCTATCATATCTGCCCATTCCTTATCAGGCTTCCGTAGCCCAAGCAGCATAGAGGGAAGGGGCTgccggggactcttgtttagcattaaaattatttaatgctGAATAGAAGGATCGGGGACTCCAGATACTTTGACTATTTCAATTAGATaaatcagtgtccctttaaaagaaatgTTAGGTGACAGGTTTACTTTAAGTGGAAATGCGTACAGAGAGGTTTCCCTTGTGGATACCACTAGAAAATACCCAAGGGCACAACAAGCTCTCCTAAAGTAGGTTATAACACAGGAAAaccacaacagaaaaaaaaaggttaatgtgAGGAACTAGGACCAGGAAGAGCAGTACATTGGTCAGATCTGGTCCATAGTATAAACACTAAACTTCTGTCCATACAGCTGGCATTCTCTAACCTTGTACTTTAAAGGCCGCCCATTTATACTTCAGACAATACAGGAATTTAAACCAGTGGGATAATTTCTCTAaaagcaatttatttattttctttgtgtatattcactgcgcaacaaaaataatcaGCTTGCACCGCCACGACAGCTGAGCAAATATTGCATTGTCAAATCCATTATAACATTGGCATGGCATTTATATGAcgtgcatatattttatttttgttgggtGAGATGTGCTAGTCAGGTGTGTCTAGAAGAGATGTCCGATTATGTGTAGCCATTCTGGAGGCAAGGCTGGACATAGACAGTGAAAATAAAAAGCATTAAAATATAACAACTAAGAAAATGTTAATAGCAAGTCAGGGCTAGTGTGAGGACCTGCACGTGTTGCTTAACTCGCTTGATGAGGGTAATGAGTAGGTGGAGGCTCGTGCACGACTTCGCCATAATACATATAAGGCAAATGCGGATAGTGAGCATTTTACAGTGCTTGGTTCTGTGATGTACTTTTTAACATAGTAGGCAAGGTGAACCATAATAAACAATGTGGCCGGAAGATATCTCACCTTTGGTAGTGTAGGTAGGGGAGTCAAGAATTAATGGAGTGATTTCCATGTCGGTCTAAAGGTCAGATGGTGCGCTCTGTCACCGATGTTATGACCCATGGGTACCCGAGCTGAAGACGAGTAGGGTATGGTTTTCTCCGAGGGAGCACTTAGGGTAGAGGTTTTTTAAATTGCCGTGCTATGGCGGATGTGGTCCCTATGGGGGGAGGTGCATGGGTCAGCTTTCCCGTTGCAAAGCAAAGGCGGTCTTATGGCTAAGGATGCCCGTATTATCCTGGGGCACAGGGGGTAGGGGAGGTGAGTTACCCATCTCCAGATGGTCAGGGAGCACTACGCGAGCGCGGGGGTCCTACCTGTCAGTAGTTAATAATGTGT
This Pelobates fuscus isolate aPelFus1 chromosome 3, aPelFus1.pri, whole genome shotgun sequence DNA region includes the following protein-coding sequences:
- the LOC134603579 gene encoding aurora kinase B is translated as MSSKENLNPNLHTSKFTTPSSCQGPQRVLRKEPFVSTFTTPSDSLLLQRAQGGRITSAMLSNMPGRVAMSTEASSQNVMEGPKRKFTIDDFDIGRPLGKGKFGNVYLAREKQTKFIMALKVLFKSQLEKEGVEHQLRREIEIQSHLRHPNILRMYNYFHDRKRIYLMLEYAPRGELYKELQKCGRFDEQRSATFMEELADALNYCHERKVIHRDIKPENLLMGYKGELKIADFGWSVHAPSLRRRTMCGTLDYLPPEMIEGKVHDEKVDLWCAGVLCFEFLVGMPPFESPSHSETHRRIVNVDLKFPSFMSDGAKDLISKLLRYLPVQRLPLKSVMEHPWVKANSRRIMPPVFSSNQGT